A single region of the Chryseobacterium culicis genome encodes:
- a CDS encoding aldo/keto reductase produces the protein MEKRKIKNTDLMIAPINFGGNVFGWTLDEKQSFDILDRFTEAGFNFIDTADTYSWWVNGKGGQSEEIIGKWMKSRSNRNDIVLATKVGSETKEHGYDISKKHILKSVDESLQRLQTDHIDLYYTHFDDNITPVEETLSAYDEIIKAGKVRYIAASNLSPERLKASFDAAEKNNLPKYVALQPHYNLMEREGFETNYAPLAEQFDLSVFPYWSLAAGFLTGKYRDEADLAKSARGEGVRKYLNPKGLEVLKALDQVSAKHNTTQGTVSLAWLLSNPLITAPIVSATSASQLETVFNAPKLILDQEDIALLNNASN, from the coding sequence ATGGAAAAAAGAAAAATCAAAAACACCGATTTAATGATTGCCCCAATCAATTTCGGAGGAAATGTTTTTGGATGGACTCTGGACGAGAAACAGTCTTTCGATATACTAGACCGCTTTACAGAAGCCGGATTCAATTTTATAGATACTGCAGACACCTATTCTTGGTGGGTGAACGGAAAAGGCGGACAGTCTGAGGAGATTATCGGAAAGTGGATGAAAAGCAGATCGAACCGCAATGACATCGTTTTAGCAACGAAAGTAGGCTCAGAGACAAAAGAACATGGCTATGACATCAGCAAAAAACATATTCTAAAATCTGTAGACGAATCTCTGCAAAGGCTGCAGACCGATCATATTGACCTTTATTATACTCATTTTGATGACAACATCACTCCGGTAGAAGAAACGCTTTCTGCTTATGATGAAATTATTAAGGCTGGAAAAGTACGTTATATTGCGGCTTCCAATTTATCACCGGAACGTTTGAAAGCTTCATTTGATGCTGCCGAGAAGAATAACCTTCCCAAATATGTTGCATTACAGCCTCATTACAATTTAATGGAAAGAGAAGGTTTTGAAACAAACTATGCTCCTCTGGCAGAACAGTTTGACTTAAGTGTATTTCCTTATTGGTCTCTGGCAGCTGGTTTTTTAACCGGTAAATATCGTGATGAAGCAGATCTTGCAAAAAGTGCGAGAGGTGAAGGGGTTAGAAAATATTTAAATCCTAAAGGGCTTGAAGTATTAAAAGCTTTGGATCAGGTAAGTGCAAAGCATAATACCACTCAGGGAACGGTTTCTCTGGCATGGCTGCTATCCAATCCTTTGATCACAGCACCTATCGTAAGTGCCACCAGTGCTTCACAGCTGGAGACCGTATTCAATGCTCCGAAACTTATTCTGGATCAGGAAGATATTGCGCTGTTGAATAACGCAAGCAACTAA
- a CDS encoding chloride channel protein — MKIHNKKKYLSFLKFKRDFQKYGLEKARSYELILHWLNNRLSRNQFLVLSGILVGCTAGLAGVILKTLVHNIHYFITNKVHFEYQILFYIVFPFLGIVLTTMIVLTLFKGQDRKGIGAILYEIAQNSSIVASVKMYSQVIQSAITVGLGGSAGLESPIAVTGAAIGSNYAQTYRLSYKERTLLLAAGATAGIASAFNAPIAGIMFAFEILLTGVVFTDFIPLVVAAVCGSLLSRILLQEDVLFRFYTREAFNYKNVPYYLILGLVTGLYARYFVIISQKVEHFIKGLQLSRMRKAMFGGAVLSLLCVLFPPLFGEGYETVKAFTNGNTYSIIENSFFRYFEIGDWTIIIFLVLVLLLKAFATSFTIFSGGNGGNFAPSLFAGGTLGYLFALICQHLGFTDVPVTNLVLVGMAGAMSGVLYAPLTAIFLIAESSFGYDLFIPLMIASIISYLIAKWFSPISPELKSLADEGKIFTNKHDKNLLFALRTEDFIDKYSQTINENASVTELFEMVKNGDKNIFAVVDESRKLKGVLTLDDIRPYLFTKEIETSQVVAQIMKTPPAVLHRENKPLDILQTFDDTGVWNLPVVTENNDFIGFISKSSILMSYRQLLKEYSD; from the coding sequence GTGAAAATTCACAACAAAAAAAAATACCTTAGCTTCCTTAAATTTAAAAGAGATTTCCAGAAATATGGATTAGAAAAAGCACGCAGCTATGAGCTTATTCTGCATTGGCTGAACAACAGACTGAGCAGAAATCAGTTTTTAGTTCTTTCCGGAATTTTGGTAGGATGTACCGCTGGTTTAGCAGGAGTTATTCTGAAAACTCTGGTACACAATATTCATTATTTCATTACCAATAAAGTTCATTTTGAATATCAGATATTATTCTATATCGTCTTTCCTTTTTTAGGAATTGTTTTGACTACCATGATTGTTCTGACGCTGTTCAAAGGTCAGGATCGTAAAGGGATCGGAGCTATTTTGTATGAAATTGCACAGAATTCCAGTATTGTAGCTTCCGTTAAAATGTATTCTCAGGTGATACAAAGTGCAATTACCGTAGGATTGGGAGGATCTGCCGGATTGGAAAGTCCTATTGCGGTTACCGGAGCTGCCATTGGTTCCAATTATGCGCAGACGTACAGACTGAGCTACAAAGAACGTACTTTATTGCTTGCTGCTGGGGCTACTGCCGGAATTGCGTCAGCATTCAACGCTCCTATTGCGGGGATTATGTTTGCTTTTGAGATTCTTTTAACCGGAGTGGTTTTCACAGATTTCATTCCTTTGGTTGTTGCTGCTGTTTGCGGAAGTCTTTTGTCAAGAATTTTGCTTCAGGAAGATGTCCTTTTCAGATTTTATACCAGGGAGGCATTCAACTATAAGAATGTTCCATATTATCTGATTTTAGGATTGGTTACAGGATTATATGCCCGTTATTTTGTGATTATTTCTCAAAAAGTGGAACATTTTATAAAAGGACTTCAGCTTTCAAGAATGCGTAAAGCGATGTTTGGAGGAGCAGTGCTGTCTTTATTATGTGTTCTCTTTCCTCCTCTGTTTGGAGAAGGTTATGAAACCGTAAAGGCTTTTACGAACGGGAACACCTACTCTATTATTGAAAACAGTTTTTTCCGATACTTTGAGATCGGAGACTGGACCATTATTATATTTTTGGTGCTGGTATTACTTTTAAAAGCATTTGCAACCTCATTTACCATATTCAGTGGCGGAAACGGAGGGAATTTTGCACCTTCTCTTTTTGCCGGAGGAACTTTAGGGTATTTATTTGCTTTGATTTGCCAGCATTTAGGTTTTACAGATGTTCCGGTGACTAATCTTGTTTTGGTAGGAATGGCCGGAGCGATGAGTGGTGTATTGTATGCTCCGCTTACCGCGATATTTCTGATTGCAGAATCAAGTTTCGGATATGATTTGTTTATCCCACTGATGATTGCTTCCATCATATCTTATCTCATTGCCAAATGGTTCTCCCCGATTTCTCCGGAGCTGAAGTCTTTAGCAGATGAAGGAAAAATATTCACGAATAAACATGATAAAAACCTCCTCTTTGCTTTAAGAACCGAAGATTTCATTGATAAATATTCACAAACAATTAATGAAAATGCTTCAGTTACAGAACTGTTTGAAATGGTAAAGAATGGAGATAAAAATATTTTTGCGGTTGTGGATGAAAGCAGAAAACTGAAAGGAGTTCTTACTTTGGATGATATAAGACCTTATCTTTTTACTAAAGAAATAGAAACCTCCCAGGTTGTTGCCCAGATCATGAAAACTCCACCAGCCGTTCTTCACCGCGAAAATAAACCATTGGATATTCTCCAGACCTTTGATGATACCGGAGTATGGAATCTCCCGGTAGTGACTGAAAATAATGATTTTATAGGATTTATTTCAAAATCTTCAATACTGATGAGCTACAGACAACTTCTGAAAGAATATTCTGATTAA
- a CDS encoding response regulator transcription factor yields MKILIIEDEAALAQSISEYLSGENYLCEAVSTFGEAMGKIEAFEYDCILLDIMLPDGNGLKILEELKKQQKQDGVIIISAKNALDDKIEGLKLGADDYLTKPFHLSELMARVYSIIRRKQFSSSNVIIQNELQIDLLAKTVVVNDELISLTKKEFDLLIYFIGNKNKVISKSTLAEHLSGDFADMLDNHDFVYAHVKNLKKKLYDAGCSHYLKTVYGTGYKWEN; encoded by the coding sequence ATGAAAATTCTCATCATTGAAGACGAAGCAGCTCTTGCTCAAAGCATTTCCGAATATCTATCCGGAGAAAATTACCTCTGTGAAGCAGTTAGTACATTCGGTGAAGCAATGGGTAAAATAGAAGCGTTTGAGTATGACTGTATTTTACTGGACATTATGCTGCCGGACGGAAACGGACTTAAAATTTTGGAAGAATTAAAAAAACAACAGAAACAGGACGGTGTGATTATTATTTCTGCTAAAAATGCTCTTGATGATAAGATTGAAGGCTTAAAATTGGGTGCTGATGATTACCTTACCAAACCTTTTCATCTTTCTGAGCTTATGGCAAGGGTGTATTCTATTATCAGACGAAAGCAGTTTAGCAGTTCTAATGTAATCATTCAGAACGAATTACAGATTGATCTATTAGCTAAAACGGTAGTTGTAAACGATGAACTTATTTCCCTGACCAAGAAAGAATTTGATCTCCTCATTTATTTTATCGGTAACAAAAATAAAGTCATCTCCAAAAGTACACTGGCAGAACATCTTTCCGGTGACTTTGCAGATATGCTTGATAATCACGATTTTGTATATGCTCATGTGAAAAATCTCAAGAAAAAGCTCTATGATGCCGGATGCAGCCATTATCTCAAAACAGTGTATGGAACGGGATATAAGTGGGAAAACTAA
- a CDS encoding four helix bundle protein produces the protein MSEKKNVLKDKSFSFAIRITNLYKYLSTHKNEYVLSKQLLRSGTAVGALIRESQNAESKADFIHKLSIAQKECDESIYWIELLFHTHYLSSSEYESISSEATEILKIIRSIIITSKSKNS, from the coding sequence ATGAGTGAGAAGAAAAATGTGTTGAAAGATAAAAGTTTTAGTTTTGCAATAAGAATTACTAACCTTTATAAATATCTTTCAACTCATAAGAATGAATATGTTCTGAGTAAACAGTTATTGAGAAGCGGAACAGCAGTGGGAGCTTTAATAAGAGAGTCCCAAAATGCAGAAAGTAAAGCAGATTTCATTCATAAACTTTCTATTGCTCAAAAAGAATGTGATGAATCTATTTATTGGATTGAACTTTTATTTCACACCCACTATTTGTCATCTTCAGAATATGAGAGTATAAGCAGTGAAGCAACTGAAATATTAAAAATAATTCGAAGTATTATTATTACATCAAAAAGTAAAAATTCATAA
- a CDS encoding sensor histidine kinase, with product MKPLLTKTTKPFLIYVLIVLMISIPVYYFVVDTIWKNELDEHNQIIVEKTAYEFNQLKLSEEALDKSLELWNHIQPETNIEKISSNQIKRDTVYTYEKHLPFISEQKKERYRCLKKVVYLQNKPYLFTIQTNIEESHETIAIIAMITIFFFVVIVLGLLYLNRRLSSSIWKPFRSTLDQLKTFNLNSQNTIEFPASDTTEFEELNQSLYKLIERNVSTYKTQKEFTENASHELQTPLAIIKNKLDLLLQDQNLTEKQYTIAEDMNKALTRSSRINKNLLLLAKIDNNQFDSSEIISFDHLLHQSIDILEEHFEQKNISLTKHISNEVQVSGNNILAEILINNLIINAIRHTTAGGSISLQLTDSVFEVSNSGTEKLNTDLLFKRFSKLSTDSNGSGLGLSIIQEICRFHHWTITYRFENHHHIFAVKL from the coding sequence TTGAAGCCTCTACTGACCAAAACCACAAAGCCCTTTCTTATCTACGTACTTATTGTACTGATGATAAGCATTCCCGTGTATTATTTTGTCGTAGACACCATCTGGAAAAATGAATTGGATGAGCATAATCAGATTATTGTAGAGAAAACGGCTTATGAATTCAATCAGTTAAAACTTTCAGAAGAAGCGCTGGATAAGAGTCTTGAATTATGGAATCACATCCAGCCGGAAACGAATATTGAAAAGATCTCTTCGAACCAAATAAAACGGGATACGGTTTATACTTATGAAAAACATCTTCCCTTTATTTCGGAACAAAAAAAAGAACGTTACCGCTGTCTAAAAAAAGTAGTTTATCTTCAAAACAAACCTTATCTGTTTACGATACAGACCAATATTGAGGAATCTCATGAAACGATAGCCATTATCGCCATGATTACGATATTCTTTTTTGTGGTTATTGTTCTTGGACTTTTATATCTTAACAGAAGGCTTTCTTCATCGATCTGGAAACCGTTCAGAAGTACATTGGATCAACTGAAGACCTTTAATCTCAACAGCCAGAATACCATAGAGTTTCCGGCTTCTGATACGACAGAATTTGAAGAGCTTAATCAATCTCTTTACAAACTGATAGAACGTAATGTCTCTACCTATAAAACCCAGAAAGAGTTCACGGAAAATGCATCCCACGAATTGCAGACTCCGCTTGCTATTATTAAAAACAAGCTGGATCTTTTACTTCAGGATCAGAATCTTACCGAAAAACAGTATACCATCGCGGAAGATATGAACAAGGCGCTTACAAGAAGCTCCCGAATCAATAAAAACCTTTTACTTCTTGCGAAAATTGATAATAATCAGTTCGACAGTTCTGAAATCATTTCGTTTGATCATTTGCTGCATCAAAGCATTGATATTCTCGAGGAACATTTTGAACAAAAAAACATATCCCTTACAAAACATATTTCCAATGAGGTACAGGTAAGTGGAAATAATATTCTGGCAGAAATACTCATCAACAATCTTATTATCAATGCCATCCGTCATACTACTGCAGGCGGGAGCATTTCTCTACAGCTTACTGATTCTGTTTTTGAAGTTTCCAATTCGGGAACAGAAAAACTGAATACGGATTTACTGTTCAAACGATTTTCAAAGCTTTCAACAGACAGCAATGGAAGTGGGCTCGGGCTTTCTATTATTCAGGAAATCTGTAGGTTTCATCATTGGACCATCACTTACAGATTTGAGAATCATCATCATATTTTTGCTGTTAAATTATAG